From the Opitutus sp. ER46 genome, one window contains:
- a CDS encoding gamma-glutamyltransferase, translating into MSRCFPTRSALAVLALLCGSAAPTFAQSPRTNKPILHGRHWVAVTGKPLAASAGALTFAKGGNAIDAACAMLAATCTMWDTLGWGGETQALIYHPKTGRVIGVNALGVAPTGATVEFYRQKGMDFPPEYGPLAAVTPGTPGGLMVMLAEFGTLSLAEVLAPAIEMADGYPIEAQAADTMERFRTQISAWPDSRRVFLPHLDPKDASRRAAPQPGDIFRQPELAATLRRLVEAERAALAAGRDRKSAIMAAYDRFYRGDIAQELVASVRTQGGLFTLRDLDTWRVQLEEPVSTTYKGVEVYKLTTWTQGPAMLQALNLLEPFDLRAMGYNSARYIHTVYQAMNLAFADRDFYYGDPAFPPAEPIRGLLSKDYAKARLPLLNLERNDPRARPGDPYPFQGETNPYSALLEKWTPTPARSAQRPAGFQVSALTPDEVFRIGTTSIQAADASGWVISVTPSGGWIPAVIAGRTGIGLSQRMQSFVFEPAMNPFNVLEPGKRPRVTLTPSLALKQGKPFLAFSVQGGDSQDQNLLQFFLNVVEFDMDVQQAAEAANFASYQMQSSFGDHRSEPGRLEVRQDVPEWVRTQLTRMGYKVETLPRVYAPTTAIRIDSARGTFQGAASDTGEDYGIAW; encoded by the coding sequence ATGTCGCGCTGCTTCCCCACCCGCTCCGCACTCGCCGTTCTCGCTCTCCTCTGCGGCTCCGCCGCCCCGACGTTCGCCCAGTCGCCCCGGACCAATAAGCCCATCCTGCACGGTCGCCACTGGGTGGCGGTCACCGGCAAGCCGCTCGCGGCCTCCGCCGGCGCGCTCACCTTTGCCAAAGGCGGCAACGCGATCGATGCCGCCTGCGCCATGCTCGCCGCCACGTGCACCATGTGGGACACCCTCGGCTGGGGCGGCGAAACCCAGGCTCTTATCTACCATCCGAAGACCGGTCGCGTGATCGGCGTCAACGCGCTCGGCGTCGCCCCAACCGGCGCCACCGTCGAGTTCTACCGCCAGAAGGGCATGGATTTTCCGCCCGAGTACGGCCCGCTCGCCGCGGTCACCCCCGGCACGCCCGGCGGGCTCATGGTCATGCTCGCCGAGTTCGGCACGCTGTCGCTGGCCGAGGTCCTTGCGCCCGCGATCGAGATGGCGGACGGCTATCCCATCGAGGCGCAGGCGGCTGACACCATGGAACGTTTCCGCACGCAGATCTCCGCCTGGCCGGACTCGCGCCGTGTCTTCCTGCCGCATCTCGACCCCAAGGACGCCAGCCGGCGCGCCGCCCCACAACCCGGCGATATTTTCCGGCAACCGGAGCTCGCCGCCACCCTGCGCCGCCTCGTCGAGGCCGAACGCGCCGCTCTCGCCGCCGGTCGCGACCGCAAGTCCGCCATCATGGCCGCCTATGATCGCTTTTACCGCGGTGACATCGCCCAGGAGCTCGTCGCCAGCGTCCGGACGCAGGGCGGTTTGTTCACCTTGCGTGACCTCGACACCTGGCGCGTGCAGCTCGAGGAACCCGTTTCGACGACGTACAAGGGCGTCGAGGTCTACAAACTCACCACCTGGACCCAGGGTCCCGCGATGCTCCAGGCGCTCAATCTGCTCGAGCCTTTCGATCTCCGCGCGATGGGCTACAACAGCGCGCGCTACATCCATACCGTCTACCAGGCGATGAACCTGGCGTTCGCCGATCGCGATTTCTACTACGGCGATCCCGCTTTCCCGCCGGCCGAGCCCATCCGCGGCCTGCTGTCGAAGGACTACGCGAAAGCGCGTCTCCCGCTCCTCAACCTCGAGCGCAATGATCCCCGCGCCCGCCCGGGAGACCCTTATCCTTTCCAAGGCGAAACCAACCCCTACTCCGCGCTGCTGGAAAAGTGGACGCCCACTCCCGCCCGCTCCGCCCAACGCCCCGCGGGTTTTCAGGTCTCCGCTCTCACCCCTGACGAGGTCTTTCGCATCGGCACCACGTCCATCCAGGCCGCCGACGCCAGCGGCTGGGTGATCTCTGTCACCCCGAGCGGCGGCTGGATTCCCGCCGTCATCGCCGGGCGCACCGGCATCGGACTCTCGCAACGCATGCAGAGCTTCGTCTTCGAGCCGGCCATGAATCCCTTCAACGTCCTCGAACCGGGCAAGCGCCCGCGCGTCACGCTCACGCCTTCCCTCGCACTCAAGCAGGGCAAACCGTTCCTCGCCTTCTCCGTCCAGGGCGGCGATTCGCAGGACCAGAACCTGCTCCAGTTCTTCCTCAACGTCGTCGAGTTCGACATGGACGTCCAGCAGGCCGCCGAGGCCGCCAACTTCGCCAGCTACCAGATGCAGTCCTCCTTCGGCGACCATCGCTCCGAGCCGGGACGCCTCGAGGTGCGGCAGGACGTTCCGGAGTGGGTGCGCACGCAGCTCACCCGCATGGGCTACAAGGTGGAAACCCTCCCGCGCGTCTACGCCCCCACCACGGCGATCCGGATCGATTCCGCGCGCGGGACATTCCAGGGCGCCGCCTCCGACACCGGCGAGGATTACGGCATCGCCTGGTGA
- a CDS encoding YciI family protein, which translates to MPTQPYMIIFRDASPETYRAMSADQRQQLLEQWNAWYDGLAAQGKVEHGHPLAPTGRVVSGPRGERVTDGPFPESTEGIGGYFLLQVSGLDEATAIAQRCPSLPHGMSVEVRPVADACATLGVRGRPRAVPEPVNA; encoded by the coding sequence ATGCCCACCCAACCCTACATGATCATCTTCCGCGACGCGTCGCCCGAGACGTATCGCGCGATGTCGGCTGACCAGCGACAGCAACTCCTGGAACAGTGGAATGCCTGGTACGACGGCCTCGCCGCCCAGGGAAAGGTCGAACACGGCCATCCCCTCGCCCCCACGGGCCGGGTGGTTTCGGGCCCACGCGGCGAACGCGTCACCGACGGCCCTTTCCCGGAATCGACCGAAGGCATCGGCGGCTACTTTCTCCTCCAGGTCAGCGGCCTCGATGAGGCCACCGCGATTGCCCAGCGCTGCCCGAGCCTGCCCCACGGCATGTCGGTCGAGGTGCGCCCCGTCGCCGATGCGTGCGCGACGCTCGGCGTCCGCGGCCGCCCGCGGGCCGTGCCCGAGCCGGTGAACGCCTGA